GGAGAGCGAGGCTTAGTGTTCTTAATAGTTTCTTCATGTGTAGTTAAGTATTTTGAATTGATTATTGCTTAGTTCTACTCACTTCGGTTAAATGTCATTTTGACATTGCAAAAGTATGCAATAAGCACCCCCTCCGAAATACTCTAATGTGGGTATTTTAACCTCTTTTATATCCCTAAACGAAGGTATGAGGTGAGACTTTTACTCTCTTTGATGTCCCTTTTTTTCGATGGCTTGTTGGGTAGAGTCGAGATGTGATTGATTTGCACGACCTGATGGTTTATGTGTGCTCTGCCGTGAGAAAATGCGGTCAGATACACCATAAATGTCTGTTATACATTTTTTCTGTGTCGTGTGGTGATGATAATTGTAACAAAACGGGCTGTGTCAAAGCATTGATTGACACAGCCCGTTTTGTTATTGGATGATTGTGTGAGGGGGCAGAGCTTGATCGATATATTCAAGGATGGAAGACGCCTTCAAGTCGAAGCAAAAAAAGTCCAAGGATCTTCCAAATCAAGTTATACGACTTTCGTCATCGAATCATACGAATCGATTTGGAGGATCCTTGGACTTTTTTCGTCGGTTTTCACTCGTCTATGCAGACGCGTGGTCTTGGTGTCAGTTGAAATAGAAAAAGAAGAAGGCCACTGCCACCCATTCTCTCTTCACCCCCGAAGCCTTGCCGATCTGTGAGTTTTGTCTGTTGCGGACAGTCCCATCGGACTCGACTTTGCCGATCTGAGCGTTGGAGCGGTCATAGACCGTGCCGTCGGACTTGATCCTGCCCACTTGCGATCCACTTCTGTCGCGTACCGTACCATCGGACTCTATCTTGCCGATCTGGGTATTGTTACGGTCTCTGATCGTGCCGTCCGAACTGATCTTGCCGATCTGTGCGTTGCTGCGGTTGCGTATCGTGCCGTCGGATGATATGGATCCGATCTGTTTGCCATCGCTTAGCTTCACTTCTTGTGCACACACGGTGGTCAGGCTGAAGAGCGAAAAGATGAGTAAGAATAAATACCTCATAAGCATCATTTTTTATTTTTTGAGATGAAACATGATGAGGAGTGTTGCCTCTCCCTCTCTTCGCAAATATAATCATTTGTCGGTGTGGAGTATTCGTCTTCGGGCTAAAGATCGAGTGGGGAGGACAACATTCCGGCGGTCTTATTGGTTTATACATAAATCAAACAAGAAAGTACACATACAATAATGAAATTTATATCTTGGAACGTCAACGGATTGCGTGCCTGTTTCGGTAAGGGCTTCCCGGAGATCATGAAAGAACTGGATGCGGACTTCTTCTGTCTGCAGGAGACAAAGATGCAGGCCGGCCAACTCGATGCGGAGATGGAGGGCTATCACTCGTACTGGAACTACGCAGAGAAGAAAGGTTACTCCGGTACTGCGATATACTCCAAGCATGAGCCTCTCTCGGTGGCCTACGGTATAGGGATCGAGGAGCACGACAAGGAGGGTCGGGTCATCACTCTGGAGATGCCGGACTTCTACCTCGTCACCTGCTACACACCCAACACGCAGGACGAACTCAAGAGGCTCGACTACCGTATGACTTGGGAGGATGCTTTCAGAGCTTATCTCATGACTCTCGACAGCCGTAAGCCGGTCATCGTCTGCGGTGACCTTAATGTGGCACACAAGGAGATCGATCTCAAGAACCCCAAGACCAACCGCCGTAATCCGGGCTTCACGGACGAAGAGCGTGGGAAGTTTCAGACCCTGTTGGATGCAGGATTTACGGACACGTTCCGTCACTTCTTCCCTGATCTTGAGGGGGCTTACTCGTGGTGGTCTTATCGCTTCAAGTCTCGTGAGAAGAACACAGGCTGGCGTATCGACTACTTTTTGACCTCCGATCGTCTTCAAGAGCACCTTGATTCGGCCAAGATACACTCGGATATCTATGGCTCTGACCACTGTCCTGTGGAACTTGTCCTCAAGTGCTGAACGTGGCATACATATCGTCAACAAAAAAGGTCACCCCGACGGGTGACCTTTTTTGTTGATTCAAGAGTGTTGATCTTGATTATTGGTTGTAACGTGCACTCAGTTTGTTGTGAATGAGACGCTTGTTGTAGTCCATGACAATGGCAGGGAGCAGTCGTTCCGAGACGGTATGATGTATCGTGTCGGGACGAGGGAGTAGGACGGTGTTGAGGCTGTCGACGGAGAGCTTGTTGGTCTCTGTTTCGAAGGTGTAGATCTTGTCCCATGTGATGAGGTGATGCTCTCCCCAATAGATCACGGCATAAGCCTTGGATAGAGGGTTGAAGATGTTGTGGCCGTATGACACGATCTCATCATCGATGCCGAGGAGGTAGAGCAGGGAGGGGTAGATGTCTGCCTGCTGTATGACTTTGTTGGTGTCTATGGCTTCCTTAGGCAGAGGTTTGCCCGGGATATACCAGAGCTGTGGAATGGCGAAGTTGCCCACTATATTGTCATAGATGGGATCGGCAGACTGCGAGGTGTGGTCGGCGGTGATGACGAAGATGGTCTTGTCGAACCACGGCTCTCTCTTTGCTTTCTCAAAAAACATCCTGAGGGCTTCGTCTGAGTATGTTATCGTCGCTTGAAGGGGGACTTCGCCTTGAGGGTACTTGTGTTCTTCGCCCTTGGGGAGCTTGAATGGTTCGTGGCTTGAGAGGGTGAATATCGTCCCCAGCCATGGTTGTTCAAATCGGCTGATCTGCTCCGGTAGGAAGGGCACGAACTTCTGATCCCATATCCCCCACGCATTGTCGTAATCGTCATCGTTGTTGTACTCCGTCATGCCGATATAGCCGGTATAGCCCATGTGCTTGGAGAAGGCATCGAAGCCCATCGAACCGTTCGGTGCACCGTGCATGAAATACGCTGCCTTGTAGCCATGACGACGGAGGCAGGTCCCCATGCCATCGATCTCGTTGCCCGAATAGTTGCTCGTGACGAAGTTGAGACCAAGAGCCGGTACGCTGGCGATGATCGATGGCATGGCATCGATGGACTTACGACCATTGGCAAAGGCGTACGGCCAAGATACCGTGGCAGGGTCATTGATCAGAGCGTCAAAGAACGGGGTGTAGCCCTTGCCGTCCTCTTGGAGGGTGCCGATGTGTTCTTTCGCAAAGCTCTCCAAGATGAGGATCATCACGTTATAGTCCTTGTAAGCCCCATAGAGAGAGTCTGTGGAGGATAAGGGCTGTGCCTTGTAGAGGGCGGAGAAGAGGCTTTCGGCTTCGGCTGTGGGGATGTATTCGATCTCCTTGAGTACCTTTTTGTCTGCCGTGCGGATCATGCAGAACGGGGTATTGAGCACGATGTCTCTGTCCTTGACCTGATCGACATAAGCCTGAGCATTGAAGGGAGATAAGGGCCTCACACTATGGATAAGCCCGCCACGGATGCCCACGACGGTCACGAAGACGGTCGCAAGGAGTGCCACCGTAGTCCCCAAGATACGTGCCACCACAGGCACGGAGCGTTTTGCGTTATATCTGATGCGCGGATAGGCAAGTATGAGGGCGACGATCATCGCAATGGCAACGAGTGTCAGTATGGGGTTCGTCCATGCCAGACGGAGGACAAGGAGGACCGGGTTGTCTCCACCGAATTCCTGAAAGACCGTCGATGTCATCCTCTTGCGCACGAAAGGGAAGTAGCCGGAGTCGCCGACATTCAGGATGATGCCTGCGATGTTGGGTAAGAGGAAGGACCACTTCATCACCTGATAAGACACACGATGGGTACGCACCTTGGGTGAGAAAAATCCGAGTACCATGAAAATAAGCATATACACGCTGTTGAGGTACCCCATGGCCGCAATGTCAAACCTCTGGCCACCCCACCAAGCCGTCCACAGATCGCTTACAGAGAAGTGCTTGTAGTAGGTGTAGTTGTGTACATAGAAGACGAGCCGACCGAGGTTGAACATCAACCACGACAGAAAGAGATGGTAAAAGAAGACCAAATACCTGTACTTTGTCTCTATTGCTTTCATATCAGTGATAAGTCATAAAAGTGTGACACGGTTTCAGTAAACAGAGGACAAAGGTAATGATTTTAGCTTCAAGGTGGTGACCGATCATAGATAATAGGGCCTATGC
This is a stretch of genomic DNA from Porphyromonas cangingivalis. It encodes these proteins:
- a CDS encoding exodeoxyribonuclease III; translation: MKFISWNVNGLRACFGKGFPEIMKELDADFFCLQETKMQAGQLDAEMEGYHSYWNYAEKKGYSGTAIYSKHEPLSVAYGIGIEEHDKEGRVITLEMPDFYLVTCYTPNTQDELKRLDYRMTWEDAFRAYLMTLDSRKPVIVCGDLNVAHKEIDLKNPKTNRRNPGFTDEERGKFQTLLDAGFTDTFRHFFPDLEGAYSWWSYRFKSREKNTGWRIDYFLTSDRLQEHLDSAKIHSDIYGSDHCPVELVLKC
- a CDS encoding 5-fold beta-flower protein — its product is MRYLFLLIFSLFSLTTVCAQEVKLSDGKQIGSISSDGTIRNRSNAQIGKISSDGTIRDRNNTQIGKIESDGTVRDRSGSQVGRIKSDGTVYDRSNAQIGKVESDGTVRNRQNSQIGKASGVKREWVAVAFFFFYFN
- a CDS encoding LTA synthase family protein; the encoded protein is MKAIETKYRYLVFFYHLFLSWLMFNLGRLVFYVHNYTYYKHFSVSDLWTAWWGGQRFDIAAMGYLNSVYMLIFMVLGFFSPKVRTHRVSYQVMKWSFLLPNIAGIILNVGDSGYFPFVRKRMTSTVFQEFGGDNPVLLVLRLAWTNPILTLVAIAMIVALILAYPRIRYNAKRSVPVVARILGTTVALLATVFVTVVGIRGGLIHSVRPLSPFNAQAYVDQVKDRDIVLNTPFCMIRTADKKVLKEIEYIPTAEAESLFSALYKAQPLSSTDSLYGAYKDYNVMILILESFAKEHIGTLQEDGKGYTPFFDALINDPATVSWPYAFANGRKSIDAMPSIIASVPALGLNFVTSNYSGNEIDGMGTCLRRHGYKAAYFMHGAPNGSMGFDAFSKHMGYTGYIGMTEYNNDDDYDNAWGIWDQKFVPFLPEQISRFEQPWLGTIFTLSSHEPFKLPKGEEHKYPQGEVPLQATITYSDEALRMFFEKAKREPWFDKTIFVITADHTSQSADPIYDNIVGNFAIPQLWYIPGKPLPKEAIDTNKVIQQADIYPSLLYLLGIDDEIVSYGHNIFNPLSKAYAVIYWGEHHLITWDKIYTFETETNKLSVDSLNTVLLPRPDTIHHTVSERLLPAIVMDYNKRLIHNKLSARYNQ